A window from Gemmatimonadaceae bacterium encodes these proteins:
- a CDS encoding ferritin-like domain-containing protein: MAAHTLSDLYVEELRDLYNAERQILKALPKIIKAASNDDLKEALESHRQETEGHVTRLEQIFENLGKNAKGKTCHGMEGVLSEGAELIEEDPEPEVLDAGIISAAQRVEHYEIAAYGSVRTWAEQLGLNDQVELLEQTLEEEKAADEKLTELATQSINAKAAEETEVERRRTSDADRTERRPSSTRRPASEKRPRPTA; this comes from the coding sequence ATGGCCGCGCACACACTTTCCGACCTGTATGTCGAAGAGCTCCGCGATCTTTACAACGCGGAGCGCCAGATACTCAAGGCACTACCCAAGATCATCAAAGCCGCATCGAACGACGATCTCAAGGAAGCGCTCGAATCGCATCGGCAGGAAACAGAAGGACACGTGACGCGGCTCGAGCAGATCTTCGAGAACCTGGGCAAGAACGCCAAGGGCAAGACATGCCACGGAATGGAAGGGGTGCTGTCGGAAGGCGCCGAGCTCATCGAGGAAGATCCCGAACCGGAAGTCCTGGATGCCGGCATCATCTCGGCGGCGCAGCGCGTCGAGCACTATGAAATCGCCGCCTACGGCAGCGTCCGCACGTGGGCAGAGCAGTTGGGCCTGAACGATCAGGTCGAGCTGCTCGAGCAAACGCTCGAGGAAGAGAAGGCGGCGGACGAGAAATTGACCGAGCTCGCCACGCAGTCGATCAACGCCAAGGCCGCGGAGGAAACCGAAGTCGAGCGCCGGCGGACATCGGATGCCGACCGGACGGAACGGCGGCCCTCATCCACGCGACGCCCGGCCTCGGAGAAGCGCCCCCGCCCAACCGCCTAA
- a CDS encoding type 1 glutamine amidotransferase domain-containing protein, which translates to MNTLQGMKVAILVENGFEQVELEKPREALDQHGAETQIVSPRTGKVRGWKSKEWGDELRVDVPLDDARPDDYDALLLPGGVMNPDALRWQPKAVAFVKSFFDAGKPVAVICHGPWTVIESGAVKGRRITSWPSLETDLENAGARWVDEEVVVDGNMVSSRKPDDIPAFNEAMVTLFSGAMHHAGHTG; encoded by the coding sequence GGTGGCGATTCTCGTCGAGAACGGATTCGAGCAGGTCGAACTCGAGAAACCGCGCGAAGCACTCGATCAGCACGGGGCCGAGACGCAGATCGTCTCGCCGCGCACGGGGAAGGTGCGCGGTTGGAAGTCCAAAGAGTGGGGCGACGAGCTGCGGGTGGATGTGCCGCTCGACGACGCGCGCCCGGACGACTACGACGCGCTGTTGCTCCCGGGCGGCGTCATGAATCCCGATGCGCTGCGCTGGCAGCCGAAGGCGGTGGCGTTCGTGAAATCGTTTTTCGACGCCGGCAAACCGGTCGCTGTGATTTGCCATGGACCATGGACCGTGATCGAGAGTGGCGCGGTGAAGGGCCGTCGTATCACGTCGTGGCCATCGCTCGAGACGGACCTCGAGAATGCAGGGGCCCGATGGGTGGATGAAGAAGTGGTCGTGGATGGGAACATGGTCTCGAGCCGCAAGCCCGACGACATTCCGGCGTTCAACGAGGCGATGGTGACGCTCTTCAGCGGAGCGATGCACCATGCCGGACACACCGGGTGA